From one Alosa alosa isolate M-15738 ecotype Scorff River chromosome 5, AALO_Geno_1.1, whole genome shotgun sequence genomic stretch:
- the dusp2 gene encoding dual specificity protein phosphatase 2, giving the protein MGNSDFLEISASELVHILGTPAELFTSGGCVVLDCRPFLAYSRAHIHESRNVNWNSMLRRRSKSAAVSLEWLVPDKSLLGRLRNGDFSPVVVLDEGSRSVSELKSESLASLLLSALQSEVQDYNTQICFLQGGFDGFFAIYPELCFQSPVVPFNHPGFGDSEKVISGRRTPLYDQDGPVEILPFLYLGSAHHSSQRETLASRGITAVLNVSSSCPNLFETELTYKTLRVEDSLAADIRILFPEAIQFIDSVKESGGRVLVHCQAGISRSATICLAYLINARRVSLDEAFDFVKRRRQVISPNLAFMGQLLQFETDVNQTGTPIQALRPEH; this is encoded by the exons ATGGGTAATAGCGATTTTTTGGAGATATCAGCGAGTGAGCTAGTGCACATCCTTGGGACCCCAGCGGAGTTGTTCACCTCTGGCGGCTGTGTGGTGTTGGACTGCAGACCTTTCCTCGCCTATTCAAGGGCTCACATTCACGAGTCTCGCAACGTTAACTGGAACTCAATGCTCAGACGGAGATCCAAAAGTGCGGCGGTGAGCCTAGAATGGCTTGTGCCTGACAAGTCGTTGCTGGGTCGGCTGCGCAACGGAGATTTCTCGCCAGTTGTGGTGTTGGATGAAGGCAGTAGATCGGTGTCCGAGTTGAAGAGTGAGAGTCTGGCGAGTTTGCTCCTCAGTGCGCTTCAGTCAGAGGTCCAAGATTACAATACGCAAATCTGCTTTTTACAAG gGGGATTTGACGGGTTCTTCGCCATTTACCCGGAGCTGTGCTTTCAGTCCCCGGTCGTGCCCTTTAACCATCCAGGATTCGGCGACTCTGAAAAGGTTATCTCAGGAAGACGAACGCCTTTGTACGACCAG GATGGCCCTGTCGAGATCCTTCCCTTCCTCTACCTGGGCAGTGCCCACCACTCATCACAGCGAGAGACGCTGGCGTCGCGTGGCATCACTGCGGTGCTCAATGTGTCGTCCTCCTGTCCGAACCTCTTTGAGACTGAGCTCACTTACAAAACACTGAGAGTGGAGGACAGCCTCGCCGCAGACATACGCATCCTCTTCCCTGAGGCCATCCAGTTCATCG ACTCAGTGAAGGAGAGTGGTGGGCGTGTGCTGGTCCACTGCCAGGCGGGTATCTCTCGCTCGGCCACCATCTGCCTGGCCTACCTCATCAACGCGCGCCGTGTCAGCCTGGACGAGGCCTTCGACTTTGTCAAGCGCCGCCGCCAGGTGATCTCACCCAACCTGGCCTTCATGGGGCAGCTCTTGCAGTTCGAGACGGACGTGAACCAGACGGGAACACCCATCCAGGCCCTCCGCCCGGAGCACTGA